From one Colletotrichum destructivum chromosome 3, complete sequence genomic stretch:
- a CDS encoding Putative carbohydrate kinase PfkB, ribokinase — MFIIDEIHFLPPTPSVYNILGGAGSYGALGARLFSPPPNASSVGWIVDMGSDFPLSLTDLISSWGTSVVLRDDPERLTTRGWNGYESAEKRAFRYTTPKKRLAAGDLTPHLLLSRSFHLICSPARCRDLVAEITSSRKRVCPPDVYTKPIFIWEPVPDLCTPDELLNCTNTLPLVDICSPNHSELAGFMGDDGLDPETGDISKVAIERACEQLLASMPLSSFTLVIRAGAKGCYVARNGGRKRQSNTRDDAGPKRRKKEYARGGLQPDTDIEALFAGLLQDGDGLVVREEVEIDSGVGQWIPAVHTDPARVVDPTGGGNTFLGGLAVALARGKGVEEAATWGSVAASFAIEQVGMPKLDQDENGMETWNGVQVEDRLAEFKSRF, encoded by the exons ATGTTCATAATTG ATGAGATACACTTCTTGCCGCCTACGCCGTCAGTTTATAATatccttggcggcgccggatCATACGGTGCTCTAGGAGCACGtctcttctcgccgcctcccaatGCCTCATCTGTGGGCTGGATTGTCGACATGGGCTCCGACTTCCCGTTGTCCTTGACCGACCTGATTAGCAGCTGGGGAACATCCGTCGTGCTCCGTGACGACCCTGAGCGCCTAACCACTCGTGGTTGGAACGGTTATGAAAGCGCCGAAAAGCGTGCCTTCAGATACACCACCCCTAAGAAACGCCTCGCGGCTGGCGATTTGACACCCCATCTACTTCTGTCCAGGTCCTTCCACCTCATCTGCTCACCGGCCAGATGCAGAGACCTGGTCGCAGAGATTACCTCGTCTCGCAAGCGCGTGTGTCCACCTGATGTGTACACCAAGCCCATATTCATATGGGAGCCCGTGCCAGATCTTTGTACGCCTGACGAGCTCCTCAACTGCACCAATACCCTACCCCTCGTCGATATCTGTAGCCCGAACCACTCGGAGCTGGCCGGTTTCATGGGCGATGATGGCTTGGACCCGGAGACCGGCGATATCTCCAAGGTAGCCATTGAAAGGGCTTGCGAGCAACTCCTCGCCAGCATGCCTCTTTCATCGTTCACGCTCGTCATCCGCGCCGGTGCAAAGGGCTGTTATGTCGCCCGAAACGGCGGTCGCAAGCGACAATCCAACACACGGGATGATGCCGGCCCGAAGCGTCGCAAGAAGGAGTATGCCAGAGGCGGCCTTCAGCCGGACACTGATATTGAAGCACTCTTTGCCGGTCTGCTCCaggatggcgatggccttgttgttcgcgaggaggtcgagataGATTCCGGCGTCGGGCAATGGATACCTGCTGTCCACACCGACCCCGCCAGGGTGGTCGACCCAACTGGTGGTGGCAACACCTTCTtgggcggcctcgccgtcgcgctcGCCAGGGGtaagggcgtcgaggaggctgcAACATGGGGTAGTGTCGCTGCCAGCTTTGCTATTGAGCAAGTAGGTATGCCCAAGTTGGACCAGGACGAGAACGGCATGGAGACGTGGAACGGCGTCCAGGTAGAAGACAGACTTGCCGAATTCAAGAGTCGCTTCTAG
- a CDS encoding Putative aminotransferase class-III, pyridoxal phosphate-dependent transferase, major: MVFQSLDAAALIIDASQSAVLHRDLRSHFARIIGGEGHFYILEGGRKIFDASGGAAVACLGHGDKRVAEAVMRQLDGIAYSPSTFFTTPVCEQLCQFLVDSSHGHMSRAYLVSSGSEAMEAAMKLARQYYLEKEAAEPHRHLFIARERSYHGTTLGALSMGGHVTRRANFTPMLINNIVSHVSPCYSYRDKTPGESDRSYVARLAQELEDEFVRVGPEKVCAFVAEPVVGAALGCVPSLPGYFREMKAVCDQYGALLIMDEVMSGMGRLGTLHAWEDEDVVPDIQTIGKGLGGGYQPIAGVLINRKVSEALEKGSRCFVHGHTYQGHPVACAAALAVQQIIQEDGLLGNVRTMGQVLSELLRKGLQDEPYVGDIRGKGLFWGIEFVRNRDTKEPWPQEAHVATGISDLGRTEDYGIVVYPGAGTVDGILGDHIIVAPPYTVTKRDVEYVAETVTRLIKGYFSGLE; encoded by the exons ATGGTTTTCCAGTCTCTCGATGCCGCGGCACTTATTATTGATGCTAGTCAATCCGCTGTGCTTCACCGTGATCTACGGAGCCACTTCGCCCGCATAATTGGTGGCGAAGGCCATTTCTATATATTGGAAGGCGGCAGGAAGATATTCGATGCCTCGGGAGGCGCTGCAGTGGCGTgcctcggccatggagaCAAGAGAGTCGCAGAGGCCGTGATGCGACAGCTAGACGGCATCGCATACAGTCCTTCGACATTCTTCACGACGCCTGTATGCGAACAACTGTGCCAGTTTCTCGTCGACTCAAGTCACGGCCACATGTCACGAGCCTACCTAGTCAGCAGTG GGTCCGAAGCTATGGAGGCAGCTATGAAACTGGCGAGGCAATATTATCTGGAAAAGGAAGCTGCCGAACCACACAGGCATCTCTTCATCGCGCGAGAGCGGTCATATCATGGAACAACCTTGGGCGCACTGTCAATGGGAGGTCATGTGACTCGTCGAGCCAACTTCACGCCGATGTTAATCAACAACATTGTTTCCCACGTTTCACCGTGCTATAGTTACAGGGACAAGACGCCAGGCGAGTCGGACAGGTCCTATGTTGCAAGACTCgcccaggagctcgaggatgaGTTCGTTCGGGTGGGTCCAGAAAAGGTCTGCGCATTTGTGGCAGAGCCGGTTGTTGGAGCT GCTTTGGGATGCGTTCCATCCCTCCCTGGCTACTTCCGGGAAATGAAGGCGGTTTGTGATCAGTACGGAGCGCTCCTCATCATGGACGAGGTCATGAGTGGCATGGGCCGGTTGGGAACTCTCCACGCATGGGAAGACGAAGATGTGGTGCCCGACATCCAAACCATCGGCAAGGGCCTAGGTGGGGGGTATCAGCCGATCGCAGGCGTTCTCATCAACAGAAAGGTAAGCGAGGCATTGGAGAAGGGCTCCAG GTGTTTTGTTCACGGACACACGTATCAAGGTCATCCTGTTGCATGTGCAGCAGCACTCGCAGTACAGCAAATCAtccaagaagacggcctcctcggcaacGTGCGGACCATGGGCCAAGTGCTATCGGAGCTTCTGAGAAAGGGCCTCCAAGACGAGCCTTACGTCGGGGACATTCGTGGCAAAGGGCTCTTCTGGGGCATCGAGTTTGTGCGGAACAGGGACACGAAAGAGCCGTGGCCACAAGAGGCACATGTTGCAACGGGAATCAGCGATCTCGGACGCACGGAGGATTATGGCATTGTGGTGTATCCCGGAGCAGGTACTGTGGACGGTATACTAGGCGACCACATTATCGTGGCACCGCCATATACTGTGACGAAGCGCGATGTCGAGTATGTTGCAGAGACGGTGACAAGACTGATCAAGGGGTATTTCTCAGGCTTGGAATAA
- a CDS encoding Putative mini-chromosome maintenance protein, which translates to MDSFMLQDAAALDRVRAAQEFLDPQNDSQGRSYRSAIILMLQKNQRRLVVNLDQLRAHSPELASGILEDPFDYSLAFNHALKQIVKTLPQSGDAEKLNDVSYYCAWAGSFGMNACNPRTLSSQHLNSMVSLEGIVTRCSLIRPKVVKSVHYNETKDIFHFREYQDQTMTNGVTTSSAYPQEDDEGNPLTTEYGFSTYRDHQTVSIQEMPERAPAGQLPRGVDVILDDDLVDKVKPGDRVQLVGIYRTLGNRNTNHNSALFKTVIIANHIILLSSKSGGGVATATITDTDIRNINKVAKKKNLLDLLSQSLAPSIYGHAYIKKAILLMLLGGMEKNLENGTHLRGDINILMVGDPSTAKSQLLRFVLNTAPLAIATTGRGSSGVGLTAAVTSDKETGERRLEAGAMVMADRGVVCIDEFDKMSDIDRVAIHEVMEQQTVTIAKAGIHTSLNARCSVVAAANPIFGQYDTHKDPHKNIALPDSLLSRFDLLFVVTDDIEDTRDRQVSEHVLRMHRYRQPGTEEGAPVRENAGQALGVALNNQTDSQRLTDVYEKFDAMLHAGVTLTSGRGANKKPEVLSIPFMKKYIQYAKTRIRPVLTQAASDRIADIYVGLRNDEMEGNQRRTSPLTVRTLETLIRLATAHAKSRLSNRVEERDALAAEGILRFALFKEVVEDESRKKRRKTQTTDFASSSEESSSEDDGNDGNARSSAARTPASRPTRSTRGVARPRATVGNRSDAANGDAQNSDAESPARPNAEEDEDIYDATPRRSQRRGGATSSSAAPHTQTSFASSVPASQLPSQSQEDAENDDELASEAAGLAITNEPISPQRLAAFKTALGQLLNSALFDDDSANVDSVLEAVNKKLQPSSSGAFSKEEAVKALKKMDEANQIMYTDGELVYKI; encoded by the exons ATGGACTCTTTTATGCTGCAAGACGCAGCCGCCTTGGACCGCGTGCGCGCAGCCCAAGAGTTTCTCGATCCTC AGAACGATTCGCAAGGACGCAGTTATAGGTCAGCCATCATCTTGATGCTGCAGAAGAACCAGAGGAGACTCGTCGTCAATCTCGATCAACTCCGCGCTCATAGCCCTGAACTCGCCTCTGGAATCCTCGAGGACCCTTTCGACTACAGCCTTGCCTTCAATCATGCTCTCAAGCAAATCGTGAAGACCTTGCCCCAGTCTGGCGACGCCGAAAAATTGAACGATGTGTCGTATTACTGCGCCTGGGCCGGTAGCTTTGGCATGAATGCCTGCAACCCTCGCACCCTGTCCTCGCAGCACCTGAACAGCATGGTGTCTCTCGAAGGCATCGTCACAAGATGCTCTTTGATTCGGCCCAAGGTCGTGAAGAGCGTACACTACAACGAGACCAAGGACATCTTCCACTTCCGCGAATACCAGGACCAGACCATGACCAACGGAGTCACCACGTCGAGCGCGTACCcccaggaggacgacgaaggaAACCCCCTCACTACAGAGTACGGCTTTAGCACCTACAGAGACCATCAAACTGTGTCCATTCAGGAGATGCCCGAACGTGCCCCTGCCGGTCAGTTACCTCGCGGCGTGGATGTAATACTCGACGATGACCTTGTGGACAAGGTCAAGCCCGGCGATCGCGTTCAGCTTGTCGGCATTTACAGGACCCTCGGAAACAGAAACACCAACCACAACAGTGCGCTGTTCAAGACGGTCATCATTGCCAATCACATTATTCTTCTTTCTTCGAAGTCTGGGGGAGGTGTCGCGACGGCCACCATCACTGATACCGACATTCGAAATATCAACAAGGTtgcaaagaagaagaatctTCTCGACTTGTTGTCCCAGTCACTCGCACCGAGTATCTATGGCCATGCTTACATCAAAAAGGCGATCCTCTTGATGCTCCTCGGTGGCATGGAGAAGAACCTCGAGAACGGTACACATTTGAGAGGTGACATTAACATCCTTATGGTGGGCGACCCATCCACGGCCAAATCTCAGCTTCTCCGATTCGTCCTCAATACGGCACCGCTCGCAATCGCCACCACCGGTCGCGGCTCGTCTGGCGTTGGTCTTACTGCTGCTGTGACTTCAGACAAGGAgactggagagagaagactTGAGGCGGGAGCCATGGTCATGGCTGATCGTGGTGTAGTTTGCATCGACGAGTTCGACAAGATGTCTGACATTGACCGAGTTGCCATCCACGAAGTTATGGAACAGCAAACTGTCACCATTGCCAAGGCGGGTATACACACATCGCTAAACGCCAGATGCAgcgttgtcgccgccgccaatccCATCTTCGGGCAATACGACACCCATAAAGACCCGCACAAGAACATTGCCCTGCCGGACTCTCTCTTGTCTCGTTTCGATCTTCTGTTTGTTGTCACTGACGACATCGAAGATACGAGAGATCGACAGGTCTCGGAGCACGTTCTGCGGATGCACCGTTACCGTCAACCGGGCACCGAGGAAGGGGCACCTGTGCGCGAGAATGCCGGTCAAGCCCTTGGCGTCGCACTCAACAACCAGACCGATAGTCAACGACTCACTGACGTTTACGAGAAGTTCGACGCGATGCTCCATGCCGGCGTCACATTGACATCTGGCCGGGGCGCGAACAAGAAGCCCGAGGTCCTCAGCATACCTTTCATGAAGAAATACATCCAGTACGCTAAAACGAGAATTCGCCCGGTCCTGACTCAAGCCGCATCAGACCGTATCGCGGATATCTACGTTGGTCTACGAAACGATGAGATGGAAGGTAACCAACGCCGAACCAGTCCTTTGACTGTTCGTACCTTGGAGACTTTGATTCGTTTGGCTACCGCTCATGCCAAGTCCCGACTTTCCAACAGAGTTGAAGAACGTGATGCGCTTGCGGCCGAGGGAATCCTCCGATTCGCCTTGTTCAAAGAagtggtcgaggacgagtcAAGAAAGAAGCGAAGAAAGACACAGACCACCGATTTCGCCTCATCAAGCGAGGAAAGCTCGTCTGAGGACGATGGCAACGATGGCAATGCCAGAAGCTCAGCTGCCCGAACACCAGCCTCGCGACCCACGCGGTCGACAAGAGGTGTTGCACGCCCTCGGGCCACTGTTGGCAATCGGAGCGATGCCGCCAACGGAGATGCCCAGAACAGTGATGCAGAATCGCCGGCACGGCCCAacgcagaagaagacgaagacatTTATGATGCCACTCCCCGGAGATCTCAACGCCGTGGTGGCGCTACTTCCTCGAGTGCGGCACCGCATACACAGACatcttttgcttcttctgTGCCCGCTTCCCAGTTGCCTTCACAATCGCAGGAGGATGCAGAGAATGACGATGAGCTGGCGTCGGAGGCGGCTGGCCTTGCTATTACAAACGAACCTATCAGCCCCCAGCGACTGGCAGCTTTCAAGACCGCTCTCGGCCAACTACTCAATTCGGCCTTGTTCGACGACGATTCGGCCAACGTTGATTCTGTTCTTGAAGCCGTCAACAAAAAGCTGCAGCCTAGCAGCAGTGGCGCCTTTAGCAAAGAGGAAGCTGTCAAAGCTCTTAAGAAGATGGATGAAGCTAACCAGATTAT GTACACTGATGGCGAGCTTGTCTACAAGATTTAA